In Planococcus versutus, the DNA window ACTTTTTGAATTATTTACCAAATCCACTAACCACTCTTGAGAATCATCACCTTTTATTGTTTCAGTAGCTTGCAATGTCATTAATCGAATAATTTGCATAGCAATAAGAGTTCCAAACAGCTTTATTTTTTCGAAAGGATCTAATTCACAGCTAATAAGATTGTTAATTTCTTCAAGTGTATTATCTCCTCTTTTAGCATAGGCACTGGGTATAAATTCAGCAGTCTTCTTAATATAATGGAAATAAAGATCGCTATCGTTAGTATTGTCGACTACTTCTTCCCATTGATTTTGAATGAACGTAGAGATTTGGCTAAGTTGTTCTATGCTTGTAATCATGTTTTTAATTCCATCAGTAATTTTTTCTCTATATTCTGGGTCTTCATTTTGAAGGGCTTGGGCAACGTGCAGATAGTATACTTCTCCCCCTCTTGCCATAAACGCATGTTGGTCAAAATTAAACTTCTTGTCAGCTTTGGCCCACATACTCTCCTCACTATCTTCCTCAAAATTCGAAAGCTTTTTACGAACACTTTTACTTCCAATTGCTTCACAAAATATCATTTCTGGTGCAAGAGGTAAAAGTGATTGTGCAAACCATGACCTCTTCCTTGTAACTGCGTTAAAGCCATATAACAAATCCTGTAATATTTCTAAAGTCAATTCGTTGGATAGTTTACTATTATTCTTCTTCTCAATTAAGGATTCTAAATGTTTTCGATGGGCAGATAAGGCAGATTTATCTATAGCAAATCTTTTTTCTTGTTCGCTATGATTAAAGAAAACAAACCTTTTCAAACCTATCTTTGGAACCGGGAAATACGTTAATTTTTCCCCATTATTAGGTACATAAAAAGAAAATCCTTCGTCTGCATTATCATATTGTGCATCACTTTTCTTAGAGATAAATACAATCAAGAATTCTAATAAATATTCATATAAAGTTTGGTCTTTAAATAGTCTTTGTCCATATATTTGGATTTGAGGATTTTTTTCCGAAATTTTTAAGTTCTTCAATGGTGGATATTCTGTTTCCAATTTTCTCTCCTCCAGTATCTTATTTTACGTATAAACTTTCGTCATCAAGGTCCATATTAATTAATAAAGGACCTCGTGATGTTTTTACCAAAACTTTAATTTCTCCGTTTGTGTCACTAAATTTGTAAGCTTTATAAATTTTCGCTTTCATCTTATCAACGCCGTGAGATAATGAAGGATTTAGTTTTGTTGAAATTGAACCACGAGCAATATTATCGAAATAATCTAGCAATAACAATGAGAGTGGAAAAGATTCCTCAATTTCGGAAAATTTAAGTTCAACTTGATAAAAACTAACTTTATCATCAAATTTTGATTCGATTTTCTTTTGAACAATTGAAATCTCATTAGTTTCTACTTTACCCAATAACAGTTGGACATCTTGAGCTTCTCCATCGCTCCTTTTTAAAGGAAGATACAATATTTCTTCATCATTTAAGTCTTCATTATTCCCATTTATAATAGATTTCAGTGCCCGAATAACCATATATTCTAAATTTCGTAAGTCTCTTTTCTTAAAAGGTTCTTCTCTCATTCTTAAATAATCAGGGAAAATTGGTACAAAGACTTTTCCTAAAAGTTTATTTTGTTCTTCAACCAAATATTCACCAAATAAGACTTGCATCCGTCTCAGTGCTTTTCTCAATAAATATGGTTTCTCTTCTGAATATAAATTACTAGTGTTTCTATTATAAAAACGCATTTCATTAGTCCAAAAATTTTCAGTTAAATGACGAACTTCATTTTTAAATTTCGAAAAATCATTTCTCACAAATATATCGTAATTATGCGGAAGATCCTTTTCATCTATACGTAATGATTGAATTTCTTGTATAGCTTTTATTTTCTGGGCATCGTTTGAACTTTCAATACCAATATAACCGAAAAATAAATTTGCAAAATGATAGTTGAATAGATTATCTTCCGTTTTTTTAATATTTAACGTTCTACAATCTAAATTTCCAGTAATAGAATAAGTTAAATGTGCCAAGATTTGGCGTATGGTTAATCGTTTATCTGTTTCATACAGCCACCTGTAAAAAGCTTCAATAAAATTTGTTACCGATTCTTTATTTTTTTGTATAGTATTATAATTATTGTAAATTGGACAACTTTTTGCGACATTACAGGTCTGACAAGGTGACCATAATTCAGGTTGAAGAATATTTTCAAACAATTTAGGCACCAAATCTGTGTTATCTATCCTTGCCAAATTAATTAACACAACTTCCTGCTTTCCGATAAATTCAGCTTCCCCACCATTGTTGTCCATCATTTTTAGAAGATCCATCTCAATAGCATCTAAGTCAGCATTACTGGCTATGCCCTTTGCATATTCTTTAAATGCTTCAATTAAAGGACCTGTATTTGAAATAATAATTGCCGACCCACCCTGCGCCTTAACTTCAAATCCTTCCTCAAGATAAGCAACCTGTTCCAACAAAGATAATTCACTCATATCTTTGACATATAACAATGAACTAGAAAGTTGTTCAATATAGCGGACATCTTTAATCTTTAAATTATCCTGTGGACGGATCACACTTAATGTTCTTAGTATCTGGTGGAGTAAACCTGTTTTCCCATCGCCAGCATGACCCGTAAGGAGGATAACAGATGGCTTCTCTTTTATAGTATCTATTAAATAAGTTCCCAATTCTCTTTCTATACGAATATGGTCATAATAAGAACTTGTAATTTGCGACTCTGCTATAGCATTATCATTAGAACTACTCGCATTGTTCATTGACTGAAGATATTTTATATATGGATTAGTCACTTTAAGCACCTCTCTGTTTTATATAATTTGATAATTAAGTATATGTAATAATTCTATTTTACCATTTTTCTTTTGAAAAAATAGCAACAATTGGAATTCTGTTTTAAACTCATTCTTATTAACTAATTATTAAATTAATTATCGTGATCATTTTAGACTCTAAGTGCAGTGAAATTTACTAAAAGTTTAAAAGAAACGTTTAAATATCATTCAATATAAGAAATGTAAATGCCAATGTATTTTATGTTTTTCCCTACATAGTTAAGTTCCTCTAATTAATATGTAAATTGTCAATTCATCAAGTGAGACCGTCAAGAATTATGTATAAACAAAGCTTTTCCAATGCCTTTTCCTCGGCTATCACTATGAATGCCAACAACAACATAGGCTCGATGTGAAATTCGCTTAGGCTTCTCATTTTGAACAAACATGTAGCCTAAAATTTGCCCATTCTCCTCAACAACAAATATTCCGGATTTTTCATGCTCGTTTGTAGCATCAATAAATTTAGCAAATGATTCAGATGCAACTTTTCTTTCGCCAGGATCAAATAACATATATCCGGATTCCTCTGCATTTTTCATTACCCTTACTATTTGTTCCGCATCACTATTAGTTCCTTTACGAATTTCGACCATACTGAAACGCTCCTTAATTTTAACGATTTCTTAAAATCTCTATTTTTGAATGTAACTTAACTGCACTTTTGTTACATTCACTTAGGCAATTTACTTAATCTTATTTTAATCTCAAACTTTTAATAAGCAAGTTCGAATCTGATTGAAACGTAAGGCAGACTTTCTTAATTTTATTTATAAATTGAGTAGCAATAAAATCGATTCATTCTCTTTTACAAACGAGGGTTTTCATTTCCCCACAAATAATGTGTAAACTTCATTATTTCCCCGTTCATTTCGAATTCTTCATCGCCTACTCGAACTTGCTTAAACCCATTTCTTTCTAACACCTTTTGCGATGCATGGTTAACAGTCGTCGTTTTCCCACGTATTTGTTTCACACTTAAATCAGTTTTCAATAGTAGATTTAATGCCTGATTTCCGATTCCCTTTCCCACATATGTAGCCCCTACTCTAAATCCTATGTCTGCAATGTTATCTTTCTTATCAACCAAGTTGATTCTTCCTACAATTTCTCCAGCATCATTGGTAATCAAGTAAAAATAAGAAAGGCCATTCTTTTGTTCCTTTAGCAATTCATGATGTCTTCTTATAAATGTTTCGAAAGAATAGTAATCGTCACCGCGACTTGGAACCATTTTTTCAAAAAACCATCGATTTTCAGACTCAAACTTAAATAACGCTTCTGCATCGACTTCTTGTAATAGATTTAAAGATATCTCCATAAGTTGTCCAATCCTTTTCAAGTAGTGGATTTATTGATTTCTTTCATCATACCAATTATATCCATTATTTTTGATTATAAATAGAACTTTCTGAAATTCTACTTCGTTATATTTCTGTTATCAGATCCCCTCAGAAAAGCGTTCGTAAAAGTACACTTTTCCGAACGAATATCAAAAGTCTTATGATTTAATACTTCTAGTTTTTGTAGATGAAGTAAAAAGACTTTTAAAAGTCTTTTAAAAAGTATATAATGAAACTAACTTAAAGGAGTGGATAGAAATGGCGATGAGAATACTCGATATCCCCACAACTTCGATTTCGAATGTCAAACGGTCACCCATGGAAGCTTTTCAGAAGGCCGATCAAGAAGCTGCTGGCGTGTATGTCTTCAACCGTGAAAAGGTTGCCGGTGTGATGCTTACCCAAAAACAATACGAGTCCTTGAACAGAGAAATAGAAGAACTTTACGATCAACTGGCTGATTTGATGGCTGAAAAACGGCTGCTGAAAGAAAATGTTTCTACTTTTACAGACGTAGAAGTCCGCGGAGCCATCGCAACTGCCCCCCTGTCATTGATGAAGAAGACGGGTGGGAATAACCGTTGTATCAGCTTGAATGGACACAGTATTCAAAGGAAGATTATGAACAGCTTGATGGCAGCCAAAAGATTTTCGTCCATAAAGCGCTGGACCGAATCAAATTGAGAGGCATGGAAGCTGGCCAATCCCTTCATGGCGATTTAGCGCAATGCAACAAGCTGAAAAACAAGAAGATGGGCCTGCGGATTATTTTCAGAGAAGCCGTGGGAACCATCCAAGTGATTCAGATTGTAGCCATTGGGAAACGCGATAAAGAGAAAATTTATAAGATGGCTGAAGAGCGATTAAGCTAACTTAAATGAAGAACAGGTTTCTCCGACTAAAAAGAGTCCGGCATGTCGGCACTTCTAAAGTGCTCGCTTTGCCGGACTCTTATTTTGTTGATCCAGGTTATTCTCTAATTTGATGAAAACAACTTCCGATAATCCGGAATATGTAAACTCAATGCTTCCCACTTTCACGATTTCTTTATCCCATTGATGGTCGGTGGGCTTGATGAATCGGAGATTTTGAGGTTATAAGATTTATTAGCTTGAACCAATGCAAAGAATTGAGCAAACACAATGAATAACAGGAACAGAAACAAATAATTTATAGATAGATTGGTTAAAAGTAGACCCCCGATTCCAGGTCCAATCGCATAGGCAAAGTTTCCACCAGCGCCTATTAAAGAAAAATAAGTAGCTTTCAAATTTGTCGGAGCGCTTTTCGCCATGACTGCTTGCATTCGCGGTGCTACTATCATTTCTCCAATCGTGATAAACGCAAAAGAAATAAACCATGCGTAGGTAAAATTATTTAAGAACAACAAAATCAAAAATCCAAGAAAGTAAAGACTGTTACCAAATACGAAGGAGCGCACATTGCTAAACCGACTGAAAACGTGCGTTATAATCGGTTGTAAGACGACAATCAAGCCGGTCATCATAGCAACTAGCAATCCAAACAAGCGGACGCCATCTTCAAAAGAGCCATTTAAATATTGCGCAATGTTCGTATCGACTTGCGCTTCGATGAAAAAGATAAAGAAATAACTAAGCATCAGCCATATCAGTACACGGTCTTTCGTGAGTAAGGTGAATATTGACGTAGAGCCTGCTAGTTCTTTTTCTGCCTCTATATAGTGAGCAGAGATATCTGCTTTTTTGACACGGAACAAACCAATCATTGATCCAGCCAGCGCAACTAAAATAATCGAAAACAATACAATGGGTGTTTCATAACTTCCCATCTCAATGACGAGTACACCCAGCAGCGGCCCTATAACCCCGCCTAGATTGATAACCCAGTAGTTATAACCGAAAACCACTTCAGTATGCGCTTTAGGAGTATGCAGCGCAAGAATCGAATTACTAGTCGAATTATAAACAGTCCAACCAATTCCAGCTAAGACAGAAAACAGTGCGATAACCAGATAATTTTCGAAGACGATATACCCAATCAAACTCGCTGCTGGAATAAGCAAAGCGATAGGATATACTTTGTGTATCCCAAACCTATCCGCAATCCTACCGCCTACAACACTGAAAACCAAAGAACTGAGAGGAGAAATTCCAATCAAAACACCGACTTCTGCAGGCGTAAGGTTCAGTTTTTCGCTGAAATAAATGGCCATGAATGGCATAGACATAAAACGAAATGTATTGAAGATAATATTGGCTAAAAGCAAAGACCACACCAAAAAAGGAATTTGTCGATAGCGTTCTTTAATTTTAGACAGTTTGCTACTCATACTCTTCTCCATCTTCCGATGAATTGAAGAAAGGCTCATTCATACGGAAGCCGAAGGTCGAAATATAGAACCACTCCGCATCTTCGCTCTCTTCTACCACCCCTGTTAATTCTTCTAGCAAATTTTGGTATTTCATAACCCATTCTTTGAATTTTTCCTGCGTCATTTTCACTTCCAACTGGCTGGTAATTTTACTCCACTCTTTTGGATTTTCCGTTTCTGTTATAAAGGCAGTATCAGGGGCTTTTAAAACTCTTTCTTTTGTCCGTTCCAGCGCAGTGAGAGTCATTAGTTTTCCGCTTTCATTTTGTGGTGCTTGAAAGGGCATTAGTTCTTTCGTAGGAATGTAACTTCTTGCGGTCGATCGGTACTGTTTCTCTGTCATATTCCGTTTTTTTGACTCACTGACCAGATAAATCAATTCATTTTTTTCAAGATCCTTTAAGTGGTAATGGATTTTTGAACGCGGAATATTTAACAATTGGGAAAGCTGTTGGCCCGAGTAAGGTTTTTCGATTAGTAAATGCAGCATCTTGACCCGTAACGGATCACTTAAGCTCTTTAATTGTTCTAACTGAGTTAAAAGAAAAATATTTTGTTTCATGTCATGTCCTCCTTTTTTACTTGTCAGTTTTTATTGACATAAACATAACACCCTTTCGTTTCTTATGTCAATAAAATTTGACATGAACAAATAAATTATTGTATGTCTTATTAAAACGTTCGTAAAAGTAAAGGTTCAAGTACAAAAAAGGAGAAAAGATGCGCTACGTACAGCCTCTTCTCTCCTTAGTTATTTAAGCAACTTCCGATAATGTGTCATATGTAAACTGGTTAAAAAATAAATGCAGTTCAATGAAAATTTTTTAGATTATTTTGATGCTCGTACCTATTTATAATCTATGCCCTGTTGCCTTCTATACTATTGCTTATTGCAACTTTGCTTCAAAAGCAAGCGTCTAGTTTAATAAGAAATCTTTTAAAAGTGAGTATGAGAGATAATAAAACCAAAGTGGTAAGTCAGGTAAAGGTGAGAACGAGAAACACTATTTGAACTTAAAGGATGTGAAGGAATATGGTGAAAATCCTCAAAGTAACTTTAGTTCTGGCTTTACTATTTTGCCTATATTTAATCTACACACACTTTACATATGAGTTTTACTATACGAACGGTGAAAAAGACGGAGATGTAGTCACTTCACCAAATGAGGCATATTCTGCTCAAGTTTATTATCAAAATTATGGTGGGGCAGCAGGTGGAGTCAATGCGTTTGTAAATGTTATATTTCATTTAGAGGGTGATTTAGAAAGAACCGTTTATTTTAGTGATGCGAAGGGACGTGTCCAGTTAAATTGGCTTGGCGAGGATTTACTTTCTATTACCAATTACGATGAATATGGAGATAGAAGTATTGAATTGGTTGTAGAGAAAGAAATTTATGAGGAAGATGGCGGCGCTTGTGATACATACGAAATCAAACAAAATTATGTATGTTTCAGTAGGGATCAAGTTAAAAACGGCATTTAAAATAACTGCTGCTTTAGTTTAAGGAGCTATCGAAAATAAATAATAGAATAAAAATCTCGATTCAAACTGAACTGAGATTTTTTAATTTCTATTACAATTGTCAGCACGATATGCAGCTTCCGATAACTCATGATATGTAAACTGGTTATACATATAACAATATTTATCGATAATCTTTTATTCATTGCGAGCAAAAATATTAAGCTCGACTTTCAAAATCAGGGTACTGGATTTACAAATTATTATCTACAAATTCTTTAAGTTCTAATACAAAATTAGATGAACCGTGATTTTGACGTCTATCGAAGTAATCATAGTACCATCCTGAGCATAACAAATGAATTTCATCCTTTGCTCTAGTTAGGCCAACGTAAAATAATCTCCTTGACTCATTTGTCTTTTCTTCAGTAACATTCAGCCAAGGTATCCTTCCATGCTCCAAGCCAAACATAATGACATATTTAAACTCTAGCCCCTTAGAACTGTGTAACGTATATAAATTCAAATGACTTTTAGATCCAACTTGTCGGGATAAAGAAGAAACTTTAAAGTCCTTTAACTGTCCACTTTTTGCCGATTCATTTAATTTCTTATATTCCTCTACTATACTTGGTTCTTCAGTGAAACAATCTAACAGCTCGGAAACAATATCATTATTAAACTCATCAAGCCAATCACTTAGTTTAAGTTCAACATCTCTACTTTGAAATAAAAATTTAGATAAATTTAATTTTTTAGCATCTAGGTTTTCTTCAGAAATATTCGAGTTTGAAAAAAATGAACTGAAAGTACCCTCAATTTTATAAAGTTGGGGATTTCCTTTTACCCATCCTCCTGAGCACCACATGGCACAATTTTCTATCCACATAGTTAGTTTATTTTTATTGTAAGGAGCATTTCCATCCACTCTAATAAATTGCAAACCTTCTTTTGATACTTTCTCAGCAATTCGATCTCCGTCATTTTTATCTATGTATAATACTCCAATATCTCCGAGTGTACTAGAAGGATTCGCAGCAAGAATTTTAGGGACTATGTCTTTGCAAATATAATCACATTGCGTCTCTATACCATTCCTAATATCATAAAACTTAATACTTCCTTCCCCATTCCTGCTTGAAACGAAGTCTCTTTCCTCTAATAACGAAGCAATCGATGCTTTAACAATATTCCCTTTTGATCTATAGTTCTTTTTTAGTTGTATTTTTAATACACCTGATTGATGAGCAAGGTCATTCAATAGTATAGGTTGAGCTCCTGTGAACCCATATATTGATTGATCAGGATCTCCAACTGCTAAAAGACGAATGTCGTTTTCTATACAGAGAACTCTTATTATTCTATCTAAAGATACTCCTAAATCTTGATATTCATCAACTGCTATAACAGGAAACTTAGCTTTAAGTAACCCTTGAATCCATTGGTTTTCCTCAATCATCCAAAATCCATTTAAAACCATATCATCAAAATCAATTAATCCTTGACGCCTTAACGAATTTTCGTAATTTAAAATCCATACTGCTATATCACTGTCATTAGTCTTCCATTCAGACGATTTCCTATCTATAAATGTTCTTCTATAAACGTTAAACGCTGTTGACCAGCTTGGAGTATACCGTTCATTTTTTCCGATAGTTAAGTTGTAAGTTTGAAACATTGTTTCTCTTACTTCTTTTGAAGTAGCAACTTTAATTTCTTTTGGCAGATTCGTATGTACTAAATGTTTGTATGGTTTAATGACATGATTTAAACAAAAAGAATGTACGGTATCAATAAAAACTCTAGATGATTCATTGATTCCTAAATTGGAAAGCTTCTCTTTCAGTTCTCTTGCGCATTCCTTATTATAAGTTAAGCAAGCAACTCCTTGTGGTTCTTCAACATCTTCATTCAAAATCCTTGCTAACTTTAATGTAAGAATTTTAGACTTTCCACTACCAGGACCAGCAAGTACCACGCAATTCCCAGTAGAATCATAAACTTTTTGTTGTTCTTCATTATTTGCTAAATCTTTAGTCGCTCCTCTATAAAGCTCTTTATCAAACTCTAGCAATGACATAATCTAAAGCTCCCTTCACATATTCAGGAACAATCGAGTTATGTGTAAGATTAGTCGATAATCTCTGAGCAAATCTCCCTTTACCGATATTTTCTATGTCGGAAAGAAAACTTTTTTCATCTCCTCCAATGCTACATGCAGATCTCCACCCTTGCGCTCTACTAATTGCTTTACTATTTGTTGTCAATTCAGTTAATGTTTCTGTAATTTCCTCAGACATTGTATCAAATAGATCAATTTCTAAAGTGTGGCTATTTGTAAAAATACCAACTTCTTCTCCATAGGTAATTAAATCTTCAGTTTCTAAATCTTTATATTTATCTCCATTATTTATAAAATTCAATAATTTTATTAAGCGGTTATGAATTAGAGGTAGCTCATCTCTTGGATCATAGTCGGTAAGAATTACAAAAGGAATGTCTAATCCTCCACTTCCTAAAAGCTTGATATATGGAAGAAAGTTGGTGCCAGATACCGAACATACAGTTATTCCATGTTTATCAAGGTCAATTCCATGCAATTCTGATAGTGAAGGTAATAAAAATTCTTCTGCGTCACCTTCAACTAATACTACCCCTTTAGAAAAAAGAACTTCTCCTCTAGTGACATTAATGTAGCGCTCTAAATCTTTAACATCTTTATCCTCTAAAGATATTTTTGCAGTAGAGACTATTTTTGTGGATTTTTCTTCTCCATACGTTTCCTTTAATAAAACGATAGATTTCAATGGAGCAACACTTACAATATGGGGTGAGTGTGTTGTTAAAATAGTAGAAACGCTATGAATATGAGTCTGCTCTTGAGAGCCCTCAACTACCAACTTATCGTGATTCAACAAATATTTATAAAGTAATCTTTGTAAATGAGGATGTAGATGTGCCTCCGGTTCTTCAATAGCTAAAAAAGTATGAGCACGTTCATTTTCATCTACATATTGCTCTAAAGAGAGAAGCTTCAGCACTAAATACAGCAAATTGGAAGACCCTAAGCTGGCCTCATTAATTCCTCTATTTCCATCATCAATGAACATTTTTATTGCACGGTAAAGTTTTGAAGCATCGGCAGGAGAAAAACCTAGACTGGTTTCTATCGTATGCCTATCTCCTACAATATCTTCTAATTGATTGTTTATTCTTTTAGTTAATGACCCAATTTCGTCCAATTCTTTCAAAGAGTCTGTTGAACGAGTAATTTCTTTAGCAACGTCCTCTAGTTCTTGCTTATCTGTGGTTTCGATTGCTCTTTCTATCAAAGGCCTTAATGGAGATTTTCTCCAGTTTGATAGATCGCTCTCGGTGTCTCTTAATCCTGATAAAACTTCAAGAGGTAACCATTTCCTTTGTTCATAACTAAAAATATTCTCTGTTTTTGTTCCATAAACTTTAAAGTTATAAATTTTATTTCCGTCCTCATCTTCAGGGAAAAACTTATATGTTAAGCCTGCAGTTAATGGTGAAGATTCCACTAAAAAATCAGAAAGGACGGTTTTTAATTTATCGTCTTGTTCAAACTCAGTAAGTTCAATTTCTATTCTTATTTCTTGATCATCTAATGGTCGAGTTAGACCATCCCAAAAGTCTGAGATCTGCAATACACGACTTGTTTCAGATAAAGTTGGATCTAAAACAAGTCTTAGTGCATGTATGAAGTTAGACTTCCCAATTTTATTTTCTCCGACAATAACCATTTGTTTGCCTAACTCAACTTCTGTTTCTTTAAAATTTCTAAAATTACTTATTTTCACTTTGCTGATATACATAAATTAAGTCCCTCCTAATTTTTTCAATATTACTAAATTTCTTATATTAAGTATATCGGGCATGAAACGGTATATCTATAATAGATGTAATTTATTTCCGAAATATTCAAACTTATAAAGTCAATGAATTTTAGTATGTAGTTCTTTAGAAGATGTTACTATATTAGTGTCTAAGCGTTCATAAAAGTACACTTTCACGGACAAAAAAAGAAGCTCTGTCTTGAGCTTCTTTCTTCCGATAATCCTGAATATGTAAATTAGGATTCACCCAAAAGTTCTTTTGATTTCTACCAAATTCTTTACGCTTTTCTTTTATGAGTTATAGGAATGACACTACTAGTCGATACGAATTAATCGTTATTTATTCAATACTCCTGTATGAACGGTTTTGGGTAAAGCATTCTCAATCGTTTGAAAAATAGTAGAAAAAGCATCTTGGTTATCTTTTTTACTTGATTCATAGGTCCACGTCATTTCTTCATCTTCGATAGTTAGAAGATATCCGGTAGCGTAATAGTCATGATAAGGGATTTCTCTCGCTTCATCATATTCCAAATTTTCATCAATGAATGGATAAGCGCCTTTATTGGAATCTATAAAGAAGAAAGGAATATTGGAATCTGTAAAAATATGGGTATACCTTTTTTCCGCAGCAACAGATAAACTTTCATTCATTATAAAAACAGCATCAAAATTCCTAATCTTTTTTACTGTGAATTCTTCAAAGTTAATTTCTTGGAATGTTATCTGTTTCTCTTCTACTTCGGGTGCATCTCCTAGGGCGGCAATTACTAATTCTTTTCCTTTATACAACGTTTCATTCTGATTTTGTTGATTGATTCCGATACTGTCTTTAACTGTCTCGCTTCCTGTGAAGATATTAGAGTTATTGTCTTCTACAAAAGTATAACTTAACAAAATAAGCAGGCTGGCTGCGGCTACCAATACTGTTAAATACACAGGATTAGCTTTTACAAATCTTTTTTTCTGTTGGTTGATTTTAAACCGAAGCTGTTCGCCTTCCCTATGTGAAAACTGAATATTTTTTTCAAGAAAATTATTTACTTCTTTCTTTAGTTCATTCTCAAAGCGACTCATCGAAGGCTCCTCCTTCCAAACTTTTCAACAGCTCTGCTTTACCACGCAGTAGTCGGGATTTTACTGTATTGTGGTTTATTTGAAGTATGTCACTAATTTCTAACATCGTCATTTCGTTGAAGTAATATAAGATGAGAACCTCTTTAAACTTGTGAGGTAGCAAAGAAATCTCTGCTAAAATTTCTTTTGAATTCTGGCTGTGAAAAAACTGTTCCTCTGTTGAAGATTCTTTCTTCATCAATTTGTTCAAGGGCTTATAAATCAAGTTCTTTATACTCCAGCGTCTCTGATGGTCTTTGCATTTATTGATGGTGATTCGAGTCAGCCATGTTTTGTAGTTGGATTCGTTTCGAAATTTAGACAAGTTCTGAAAGCAACTGATATAAACTTCTTGTACAATATCCTCACACTCGGAATGGTCATTTATGTATAAAAATGCGATTCTTTTCAGGTCGTTAGCATATTCTTGAATGAGCTGATTTACTAGTAAATCAGCGTCGTCACTAAAAATCGGATCTGACTCTTTAATAAATGAAACTTTTGATTTCTCCATCTCTGTGTTCAACTCCCTCCATATATTAGACGG includes these proteins:
- a CDS encoding ATP-dependent nuclease, with the translated sequence MYISKVKISNFRNFKETEVELGKQMVIVGENKIGKSNFIHALRLVLDPTLSETSRVLQISDFWDGLTRPLDDQEIRIEIELTEFEQDDKLKTVLSDFLVESSPLTAGLTYKFFPEDEDGNKIYNFKVYGTKTENIFSYEQRKWLPLEVLSGLRDTESDLSNWRKSPLRPLIERAIETTDKQELEDVAKEITRSTDSLKELDEIGSLTKRINNQLEDIVGDRHTIETSLGFSPADASKLYRAIKMFIDDGNRGINEASLGSSNLLYLVLKLLSLEQYVDENERAHTFLAIEEPEAHLHPHLQRLLYKYLLNHDKLVVEGSQEQTHIHSVSTILTTHSPHIVSVAPLKSIVLLKETYGEEKSTKIVSTAKISLEDKDVKDLERYINVTRGEVLFSKGVVLVEGDAEEFLLPSLSELHGIDLDKHGITVCSVSGTNFLPYIKLLGSGGLDIPFVILTDYDPRDELPLIHNRLIKLLNFINNGDKYKDLETEDLITYGEEVGIFTNSHTLEIDLFDTMSEEITETLTELTTNSKAISRAQGWRSACSIGGDEKSFLSDIENIGKGRFAQRLSTNLTHNSIVPEYVKGALDYVIARV
- a CDS encoding sigma-70 family RNA polymerase sigma factor codes for the protein MEKSKVSFIKESDPIFSDDADLLVNQLIQEYANDLKRIAFLYINDHSECEDIVQEVYISCFQNLSKFRNESNYKTWLTRITINKCKDHQRRWSIKNLIYKPLNKLMKKESSTEEQFFHSQNSKEILAEISLLPHKFKEVLILYYFNEMTMLEISDILQINHNTVKSRLLRGKAELLKSLEGGAFDESL